The genomic region TCCAACTGGGCTCTGTGAGAATGAGACGAAGAATCCCTTGGACATCCCTGAACTGTCTTCAGGTCGCAGCACTGCACGTGCATTCATTCCCTCATAGTGTGGTGATATGCTGCTCCTCATGCATCCCCATGTTCTGCTTCCTCCATGCTCTCTCTCCCAGGTGTACCTCCAACCTCAAGACATGTCCTGCTGTGACCAGTGTGCGCCATGTCAGCCCTGTGGCCCCACCCCTCtggccagcagctgcaatgAGCCCTGTGTCAGGCAGTGCCAGAACTCCACCATTGTCATCCAGCCCTCTCCTGTGGTGGTGACCCTGCCCGgacccatcctcagctccttcccacagAACACCGCCGTGGGATCCTCCACCTccgctgctgttggcagcatcctcagctctgagGGAGTGCCCATCACCTCGGGGGGCCTTGACCTCTCCTGCATTTCCAACCGCTACTGTGGCAGAAGGTGCAACCCCTGCTAAAGATGCTGAACACTGACCAAGACAAGGATGCCCAGGAACTCTGAACATGGCACTGGACAGAAGAACAAATGTTGTGGTGCTGTATTTGCCCTGCAAGACAGACATGTACAGGCCAGCCTGGAGTCTCTGACAACATGGAGAAGTTCTACTGGTACTCTCTTTCACTCACTCTTCCTATCTCATATCATTattgtcttttcccttttgagATCTCTGTTAATATCCCCCAGAATGAGCCCTGAGTGACCTGCTCATCTCTCTACAACACTGGTCTGGGAGATAGGGCTctgtggcagctctgccatAGGAAATCGGAACAGATTCttgtctgctcctgctgcttgctgcacagAGAGCCTCTGCTTGGAGTGACTTTATTTCTCTCCCCAGATTCATTAAACACTTTTTGCATCATTTACCGTTTCCTTCTGTGCTGGAGTTTGTATTTTCCCATCTCTGTGAAGAAGGccaaaggagaaagcaatgcC from Numida meleagris isolate 19003 breed g44 Domestic line unplaced genomic scaffold, NumMel1.0 unplaced_Scaffold1131, whole genome shotgun sequence harbors:
- the LOC110390458 gene encoding feather keratin Cos1-1/Cos1-3/Cos2-1-like, which codes for MSCCDQCAPCQPCGPTPLASSCNEPCVRQCQNSTIVIQPSPVVVTLPGPILSSFPQNTAVGSSTSAAVGSILSSEGVPITSGGLDLSCISNRYCGRRCNPC